GTGCATTAATTAAACAAGGGTTAGAAAAGGCCAAAGAACTTGGATTTAAATCAGTTATAGTTCTTGGTCATAGTGAATATTATCCAAGGTTTGGATTTAAACCTGCTAGCTTATGGAATATAAATGCCCCTTTTGAAGTTCCAGATGATAGTTTTCTTGCATTGGAACTAGAGGATAGTAGCCTTGCTAATGTTTCAGGAACTGTAGTATATCCAAAGGAATTCTTTGAATAAATTTGTTATGGAGGGTTAAGATTTTAAGTTTATTATTAATTGTATTCTTAAGTATCTCGCTTATAGGCACTAGGAATCAATACCATATATGTATAGTGACTTGAAAATGAATAATATTACATTTAATGAAGGCAACCAGAGAATATTTTGGTTGTTTTTTTAATATGAAGCATCACAACAGTAGAAAATGATAAAGTAGGAATAGGGGTGGTTAGATGGAGTTATTTGCTAAACCTGGAGTAGGTGGAATAATAGAAAAGAATATTGATGGAGTAGATTACATATTAATTCAAGATAGGTGCAAAGATGATGCTAAACAGGAGTATGGACTGTTAGAAATTCCTGCTGGGAAAATAAGAGAGTTTGAGAACATTTTTGATTGTTTGAGAAGAGAGATTTTGGAGGAAACTGGATTAAGGGTTACAAATATAAAAGGTGAGGATGAAGCAACAATTTTAGAAACTAATGGGTATAAAGTGTTAAACTATATACCATTTTCTTGTAGTCAAAATATTCAAGGAGCATATCCGATAATGGTACAAACATTTATATGTAATGCTGATGGAGAATTATTAAATAAGAGTAATGAAACAAAAAATATTAGATGGATACCATTAATAGAATTAAAGAAATTATTAGAAGGTGATAATAGTTTATTTTATCCAATGCACATTAAAACTTTAGAAAGATATTTAAAAACAAAATTAGGATATTAAGTTGACTATGACTATGGATGAGATTTCTTGCCAAGAAGTATATACCAAAAAGAAAGTTTCTATGGAGATATTTATTGGTTTGGGATAAGTTCGACTCGATTGGGTAGATTTTATTGTAAGAAGAGAGGAGCTATCAAATGAATGATATAATTAATGGAAATAAGGAATTAACACAAGAACAACGTGATGAACT
The DNA window shown above is from Tissierella sp. Yu-01 and carries:
- a CDS encoding NUDIX domain-containing protein → MELFAKPGVGGIIEKNIDGVDYILIQDRCKDDAKQEYGLLEIPAGKIREFENIFDCLRREILEETGLRVTNIKGEDEATILETNGYKVLNYIPFSCSQNIQGAYPIMVQTFICNADGELLNKSNETKNIRWIPLIELKKLLEGDNSLFYPMHIKTLERYLKTKLGY